In one Streptomyces sp. T12 genomic region, the following are encoded:
- a CDS encoding methionine ABC transporter ATP-binding protein — MITTSGLTKIYRAHGSRGREVTALDGVDLHVREGEVYGVIGQSGAGKSSLIRCVNLLERPTAGTVTVAGQDLTALAGRGPRAGKELRRARSRIGMVFQHFNLLSSRTVQDNVELPLEILGKSGKERSRKALELLDLVGLADKAKAYPAQLSGGQKQRVGIARALAGDPKALLSDEATSALDPETTRSILQLLRDLNRQLGLTVLLITHEMDVVKSICDSAALMEKGRIVESGTVSELLATPGSQLASALFPVGGEALADDRTVVDVTFQGEAATQPVISQLSRTYNIDISILGAAIDTVGGLQVGRMRIELPGRYEDNVVPIGFLREQGLQIDVVGQEAQESVSVLVKEGAK; from the coding sequence GTGATCACCACATCGGGCCTGACGAAAATTTACCGGGCTCACGGCTCCCGCGGCCGCGAGGTCACCGCCCTCGACGGCGTCGATCTCCACGTCCGCGAAGGCGAGGTGTACGGCGTCATCGGCCAGTCCGGCGCCGGCAAGTCCTCGCTCATCCGCTGCGTCAACCTGCTGGAGCGCCCCACCGCCGGGACGGTGACCGTCGCCGGGCAGGACCTCACGGCCCTCGCGGGACGCGGTCCCCGGGCCGGCAAGGAACTCCGCCGGGCGCGCAGCCGTATCGGCATGGTCTTCCAGCACTTCAACCTGCTGTCCTCCCGGACGGTCCAGGACAACGTCGAGCTTCCGCTGGAGATCCTCGGCAAGTCGGGCAAGGAGCGCTCGCGCAAGGCGCTCGAACTGCTCGACCTGGTGGGGCTCGCGGACAAGGCCAAGGCCTACCCCGCCCAGCTCTCCGGCGGCCAGAAGCAGCGCGTCGGCATCGCCCGCGCCCTGGCCGGCGACCCCAAGGCGCTGCTCTCCGACGAGGCCACCAGCGCCCTCGACCCGGAGACCACCCGCTCCATCCTCCAGCTGCTGCGCGACCTGAACCGGCAACTGGGCCTGACCGTCCTGCTCATCACCCATGAGATGGACGTCGTGAAGTCGATCTGCGACTCGGCCGCGCTCATGGAGAAGGGGCGCATCGTCGAGTCCGGCACGGTCAGCGAGCTCCTCGCGACCCCCGGCTCCCAACTCGCCTCCGCGCTCTTCCCGGTGGGCGGCGAGGCCCTTGCCGACGACCGCACCGTCGTCGACGTCACCTTCCAGGGCGAGGCCGCCACCCAGCCGGTCATCTCCCAGCTCTCGCGCACCTACAACATCGACATCTCGATCCTCGGCGCCGCCATCGACACCGTCGGCGGCCTCCAGGTCGGCCGGATGCGCATCGAACTGCCCGGCCGCTACGAGGACAACGTCGTGCCGATCGGCTTCCTGCGCGAACAGGGCCTGCAGATCGACGTCGTCGGCCAAGAGGCCCAGGAGTCCGTCTCCGTGCTGGTGAAGGAAGGTGCCAAGTGA
- a CDS encoding HAD-IA family hydrolase, with product MTIHARALLFDNDGTLVSSLTSVDRCWARWAEEYGITEEFGEVELHGRPAVEIVADLLPADVVPRALARIETLEVEDVPNGGVHLLPGTKAFLGALPADRWAVVTSATRRLAEARLDAVGILPKTMVTADDITRGKPDPEPYLLAARELGVDPAHCVVFEDAPAGLAAGRAAGMITVALTTTHRAHELDADLVVQDLSALSALVTDAGVEISVRG from the coding sequence ATGACGATCCATGCACGCGCTCTCCTGTTCGACAACGACGGCACCCTCGTCTCCTCTCTCACATCCGTCGACCGCTGCTGGGCGCGGTGGGCCGAGGAGTACGGCATCACGGAGGAGTTCGGCGAGGTCGAGCTGCATGGGCGTCCGGCCGTCGAGATAGTCGCCGACCTGCTGCCCGCCGACGTCGTACCGCGGGCCCTCGCGCGGATCGAGACCCTGGAGGTGGAGGACGTGCCGAACGGGGGCGTCCACCTGCTGCCCGGCACCAAGGCGTTCCTCGGCGCGCTGCCCGCCGACCGCTGGGCCGTCGTGACCTCCGCCACGCGCCGTCTCGCCGAGGCCCGGCTCGACGCGGTCGGGATCCTGCCCAAGACGATGGTCACCGCCGACGACATCACGCGCGGCAAGCCCGACCCCGAGCCCTACCTCCTCGCCGCCCGCGAACTGGGCGTCGACCCGGCCCACTGCGTCGTCTTCGAGGACGCCCCCGCCGGTCTGGCGGCCGGTCGCGCCGCCGGGATGATCACCGTGGCGTTGACCACAACCCACCGGGCCCACGAGCTCGACGCCGACCTGGTGGTGCAGGATCTGTCGGCCCTGTCCGCCCTGGTCACGGACGCCGGAGTCGAGATCTCCGTCCGCGGCTGA
- a CDS encoding GNAT family N-acetyltransferase — MGMSVTISAATEQDAEQIFRLQYLCFQSEAALYGNYRIDPLVQSLDSVRAEVAGDCVFVARLGEEVVGSVRGSVTADGAAAIGKLCVHPRLQGHGIGARLLRAAESALADERGATKFRLFTGHRSEGNLRLYRKVGYEAVGTSKGADGVPMIVLEKPAGTYATTA; from the coding sequence ATGGGCATGAGCGTGACCATCTCTGCGGCGACCGAGCAGGACGCGGAGCAGATCTTCAGGCTGCAGTACCTGTGCTTCCAGAGCGAGGCGGCGCTGTACGGCAACTACCGCATCGACCCGCTGGTCCAAAGCCTGGACTCGGTCCGTGCGGAGGTCGCCGGGGACTGTGTCTTCGTGGCGCGGCTCGGCGAGGAGGTCGTCGGCTCGGTCCGCGGCAGCGTCACCGCGGACGGCGCCGCCGCCATCGGCAAGCTCTGTGTCCACCCCCGCCTCCAGGGCCACGGCATCGGCGCCCGCCTGCTCCGCGCGGCCGAGTCCGCCCTGGCGGACGAGCGGGGCGCCACGAAGTTCCGCCTCTTCACGGGCCACCGCAGCGAGGGCAACCTGCGCCTGTACCGCAAGGTGGGCTACGAGGCGGTGGGCACGTCGAAGGGTGCGGACGGCGTCCCGATGATCGTCCTGGAGAAGCCGGCGGGGACGTACGCCACTACTGCTTGA
- a CDS encoding sigma-70 family RNA polymerase sigma factor — MTDDLVAALRPLLLAEASAEAPACGTDPGDLEQAVWLRLLEHLDSDGPPVDPQGWLRRAVRSEARRSRRTTRRERPYESEPAADSERHDPEHLALASARRRALREAVRRLPGRCPRLMEALLSPNDLTYREIAGELGISQGSLGPERSRCLGCLRRLLTSEVAARGVRG; from the coding sequence ATGACGGACGACCTGGTTGCCGCCCTGCGCCCGCTGCTCCTCGCGGAGGCCTCCGCCGAGGCACCCGCCTGCGGAACGGATCCGGGCGACCTGGAACAGGCGGTCTGGCTCCGTCTCCTGGAACACCTCGACTCGGACGGCCCACCCGTGGACCCGCAGGGCTGGCTGCGCCGGGCCGTCCGCTCCGAGGCCCGCCGAAGCCGCCGTACGACGCGACGGGAACGGCCGTACGAGAGCGAGCCCGCCGCCGACAGCGAGCGCCACGACCCCGAACACCTTGCCCTCGCTTCCGCCCGCCGCCGGGCCCTGCGTGAAGCGGTACGCCGCCTCCCCGGCCGCTGTCCCCGCCTCATGGAGGCCCTGCTCTCCCCGAACGACCTGACATACCGGGAAATCGCGGGGGAGTTGGGTATCTCACAGGGCAGTCTCGGCCCGGAACGTTCCAGATGCCTGGGATGTCTGCGTCGATTGCTCACATCGGAGGTTGCGGCCCGCGGAGTGCGGGGATAG
- a CDS encoding glycerophosphodiester phosphodiesterase: protein MGTQENEQAGVTGRRMLLGAAVLGAGGAVLGLSGTARAAEARHGGSGGGGLKTLPKPTIIGHRGASGYRPEHTLGSYQLALDMGADIVEAGDLVPTKDGHLVCRHEPEIGGTTDVADHPEFADRKKTKLLDGVSTTGWFTEDFTLAELKTLRATERIPGNRPHNTLYNGRWEIPTFEEVLKWQDEQTRKRGKQVWIYPELKHPTYFRKLGLGLEERVAKVLHKHGKDRRNSPVIIQSFEPTSIQRLNKLVDNPLVVLLSGPATRPWDFVETGDPRTVADLVKPAGLREIASYAQGIGPTLDLVIPKDASGNLTTPTTLVSDAHKVGLVLHPWTMRNENPFLPASFRKGTDADAYGDVFGAYKVYFATGIDGVFTDNPDTGVLAREDFVNG from the coding sequence ATGGGAACCCAGGAGAACGAGCAGGCGGGCGTAACCGGACGGCGGATGCTTCTCGGCGCGGCCGTGCTCGGCGCGGGCGGAGCGGTCCTCGGGCTGTCCGGTACGGCGAGAGCGGCCGAGGCTCGGCACGGCGGCAGCGGTGGGGGTGGACTGAAGACACTGCCCAAGCCGACGATCATCGGCCACCGCGGCGCCAGCGGTTACCGGCCCGAGCACACCCTCGGCTCCTACCAGCTGGCCCTGGACATGGGCGCCGACATCGTCGAGGCGGGCGACCTGGTCCCCACCAAGGACGGCCACCTCGTCTGCCGGCACGAGCCGGAGATCGGCGGCACGACCGATGTCGCGGACCATCCCGAGTTCGCCGACCGCAAGAAGACCAAGCTCCTCGACGGTGTCTCCACCACCGGCTGGTTCACCGAGGACTTCACGCTCGCCGAGCTGAAGACCCTGCGCGCGACCGAGCGCATCCCGGGCAACCGCCCGCACAACACCCTCTACAACGGCCGCTGGGAGATCCCCACCTTCGAAGAGGTCCTGAAGTGGCAGGACGAGCAGACCCGCAAGCGCGGCAAGCAGGTCTGGATCTACCCCGAGCTCAAGCACCCCACCTACTTCCGCAAGCTGGGCCTCGGCCTGGAGGAACGGGTCGCCAAGGTGCTGCACAAGCACGGCAAGGACCGGCGGAACTCGCCGGTCATCATCCAGTCCTTCGAGCCGACCAGCATCCAGCGCCTGAACAAGCTCGTCGACAACCCGCTGGTGGTCCTGCTCTCCGGCCCGGCCACCCGCCCCTGGGACTTCGTCGAGACGGGCGACCCGCGCACGGTCGCCGACCTGGTCAAGCCCGCCGGCCTGCGCGAGATCGCCTCCTACGCCCAGGGCATCGGCCCCACCCTGGACCTGGTCATCCCGAAGGACGCGAGCGGCAACCTCACCACGCCCACCACGCTGGTGAGCGACGCGCACAAGGTCGGCCTGGTCCTGCACCCGTGGACCATGCGCAACGAGAACCCCTTCCTCCCCGCGAGCTTCCGCAAGGGCACCGACGCGGACGCCTACGGCGACGTCTTCGGCGCCTACAAGGTCTACTTCGCGACCGGCATCGACGGCGTCTTCACCGACAACCCGGACACAGGCGTGCTGGCCCGCGAGGACTTCGTCAACGGCTGA